From a single Streptomyces liliifuscus genomic region:
- a CDS encoding DUF6716 putative glycosyltransferase yields the protein MPASTSKSLRVAVLADSDTRWKWGALTANRIAPADSDIRLDGYLLRGRATPTARQLEEVGVRADSLREVTAVEFLREMSRASEGADGTEGEPAYDLVVLSLVGGAVQAMLHGLSYQWRERFGPGRVKRPVVVTGYVGVVYEKLADGLLLRHGADLVLANSRQDADRFTAVYEGVGADASSVTEVALPFLGGAAYEKHDPYTVVFAAQPSVPESRKDRTYLLNRLVKHARLHPDREVLLKLRSKPGEHTTHIEEQPYQRLAERIPGGLPANFRLVYGHMGEVLDRTDLLVTVSSTAALESLHRRIPTVVLTDLGVRESLGNHHFVGSGCLASWDELDAGHEPSPDEQWVGRQGVAADGSYETAFDAARERIAKLLGQGGLTALAPYYTPATAPGYLPGILARHHLGPDGSPLPGAPDADKEPGPVRQIVRRAARGAYRHGVQRVAPVIRRMGEL from the coding sequence GTGCCAGCAAGTACCTCGAAGTCCCTGCGAGTCGCCGTCCTCGCCGATTCCGACACCCGGTGGAAATGGGGCGCGCTCACCGCGAACCGTATCGCACCGGCCGATTCGGACATCCGGCTCGACGGCTACCTCCTGCGAGGCCGTGCGACCCCCACCGCCCGACAGCTCGAAGAGGTCGGCGTGCGCGCGGACTCCCTCCGGGAGGTCACCGCCGTGGAGTTCCTGCGGGAGATGTCCCGCGCCTCCGAGGGGGCCGACGGGACCGAGGGGGAGCCCGCGTACGACCTCGTCGTGCTCTCGCTCGTCGGCGGCGCCGTCCAGGCGATGCTGCACGGACTCTCGTACCAGTGGCGGGAGCGCTTCGGACCGGGGCGCGTCAAGCGGCCCGTCGTCGTCACCGGCTATGTGGGGGTCGTCTACGAGAAGCTCGCCGACGGGCTGCTGCTGCGGCACGGCGCGGACCTCGTCCTCGCCAACTCCCGCCAGGACGCGGACCGTTTCACCGCCGTGTACGAGGGAGTGGGCGCCGACGCCTCCTCCGTGACCGAGGTCGCGCTGCCGTTCCTCGGCGGCGCCGCCTACGAGAAGCACGACCCGTACACGGTCGTCTTCGCCGCGCAGCCCTCCGTCCCGGAGAGCCGCAAGGACCGTACGTACCTGCTGAACCGGCTGGTGAAGCACGCACGGCTGCACCCGGACCGCGAGGTCCTGCTGAAGCTGCGCTCCAAGCCGGGCGAGCACACCACGCACATCGAGGAGCAGCCCTACCAGCGCCTCGCGGAGCGGATCCCGGGCGGCCTGCCCGCCAACTTCCGCCTCGTGTACGGGCACATGGGCGAGGTCCTCGACCGTACGGACCTGCTGGTCACCGTCAGCTCCACGGCGGCCCTCGAGTCCCTGCACCGCCGGATCCCCACCGTCGTCCTCACCGACCTCGGTGTGCGCGAGTCGCTCGGCAACCACCACTTCGTGGGCTCCGGGTGCCTCGCCTCCTGGGACGAGCTGGACGCCGGGCACGAGCCGTCGCCCGACGAGCAGTGGGTGGGCCGGCAGGGGGTCGCCGCCGACGGATCGTACGAGACGGCCTTCGACGCGGCCCGTGAGCGCATCGCGAAGCTGCTCGGTCAGGGCGGACTCACTGCCCTCGCCCCCTACTACACGCCCGCCACCGCGCCCGGCTATCTGCCCGGCATCCTCGCCCGCCACCACCTCGGCCCGGACGGCAGCCCGCTGCCCGGCGCCCCCGACGCCGACAAGGAACCGGGCCCCGTGCGGCAGATCGTGCGCCGGGCGGCCCGGGGTGCCTACCGGCACGGCGTGCAGCGCGTGGCGCCCGTCATCCGGCGCATGGGCGAGCTGTGA
- a CDS encoding N-acetylneuraminate synthase family protein, with translation MSTNSRLRQFGSKTAGPGHPVYVVGEIGINHNGDLENAFKLIDAAAEAGCDAVKFQKRTPEICTPRDQWDIERDTPWGRMTYIDYRHRVEFGEDEYRQIDEYSKSKNIAWFASPWDTEAVAFLEKFDVPAHKVASASLTDDELLRALRGTGRTVILSTGMSTPKQIRHAVEVLGSDNILMCHATSTYPAQAEELNLRVINTLQAEFPNVPIGYSGHETGLQTTLAAVALGATFVERHITLDRAMWGSDQAASVEPQGLTRLVRDIRTIEASLGDGVKKVYESELGPMKKLRRVPGVVAEAEIAAAAGEPVAV, from the coding sequence ATGAGCACCAACTCCCGTCTGCGCCAGTTCGGTTCGAAGACCGCCGGCCCGGGTCACCCCGTCTACGTCGTCGGCGAGATCGGCATCAACCACAACGGCGACCTCGAGAACGCCTTCAAGCTGATCGACGCCGCCGCCGAGGCCGGCTGCGACGCCGTGAAGTTCCAGAAGCGCACCCCGGAGATCTGCACCCCGCGCGACCAGTGGGACATCGAGCGCGACACCCCCTGGGGCCGCATGACCTACATCGACTACCGCCACCGCGTGGAGTTCGGCGAGGACGAGTACCGCCAGATCGACGAGTACTCCAAGAGCAAGAACATCGCCTGGTTCGCCTCCCCGTGGGACACCGAGGCCGTCGCCTTCCTGGAGAAGTTCGACGTCCCGGCCCACAAGGTGGCGTCCGCCTCCCTCACGGACGACGAGCTGCTGCGCGCCCTGCGCGGCACCGGCCGCACGGTCATCCTCTCCACCGGCATGTCGACGCCGAAGCAGATCCGCCACGCGGTCGAGGTCCTCGGCAGCGACAACATCCTGATGTGCCACGCCACGTCGACCTACCCGGCGCAGGCCGAGGAGCTCAACCTCCGCGTCATCAACACCCTCCAGGCCGAGTTCCCGAACGTCCCGATCGGCTACTCCGGCCACGAGACGGGCCTGCAGACCACCCTCGCCGCGGTCGCCCTGGGCGCCACCTTCGTCGAGCGTCACATCACCCTCGACCGCGCGATGTGGGGCTCCGACCAGGCCGCCTCCGTCGAGCCGCAGGGCCTGACCCGCCTCGTCCGCGACATCCGCACCATCGAGGCCTCCCTCGGCGACGGCGTCAAGAAGGTCTACGAGTCCGAGCTCGGCCCGATGAAGAAGCTGCGCCGCGTCCCGGGTGTCGTCGCCGAGGCCGAGATCGCTGCGGCGGCGGGCGAGCCCGTCGCGGTCTGA
- a CDS encoding BMP family lipoprotein, whose translation MRRVPRIALAGAAAASFALVLSACGGTSTSSGSADSKGDKGLAIAYDVGGRGDQSFNDAAYEGLKKAKGEFGYETADIEPTDGETDADKEQRLVSLAKQGHNPVIGIGYAYAPAVKAAAEKYPDTTFGIVDDSTIEAENVADLVFSEQEASYLAGVAAAKATKTNTVGFVGGVDIPLIHKFGAGFAQGVKDTKPGVKVLSQYLTQTAEEGGFSSPDKGKTAAEGQIEKKADVVYAAAGLSGQGVIEAASANKVWAIGVDSDQYKQEALSKYKDAILTSATKDVAKAVYNLAKSVEDGKPETGIVRGDLKSGEVGLADSNPKFKSDTAIQEAVSAAKEKIIGGEIKVKSS comes from the coding sequence ATGCGCCGGGTTCCCCGCATCGCGCTCGCAGGCGCAGCGGCCGCCTCTTTCGCCCTCGTCCTCTCCGCCTGTGGCGGTACCTCGACCTCCTCCGGCTCGGCGGACTCGAAGGGCGACAAGGGCCTCGCCATCGCGTACGACGTCGGCGGCAGGGGCGACCAGTCCTTCAACGACGCCGCGTACGAGGGCCTGAAGAAGGCGAAGGGCGAGTTCGGCTACGAGACCGCCGACATCGAGCCCACCGACGGTGAGACGGACGCCGACAAGGAACAGCGCCTCGTCTCGCTCGCCAAGCAGGGCCACAACCCGGTCATCGGCATCGGCTACGCCTACGCGCCGGCCGTCAAGGCGGCCGCCGAGAAGTACCCCGACACCACCTTCGGCATCGTCGACGACTCCACCATCGAGGCGGAGAACGTCGCGGACCTGGTCTTCTCCGAGCAGGAGGCCTCCTACCTCGCCGGTGTCGCGGCCGCCAAGGCCACCAAGACCAACACCGTCGGTTTCGTCGGCGGTGTGGACATCCCGCTGATCCACAAGTTCGGGGCGGGCTTCGCGCAGGGCGTCAAGGACACCAAGCCCGGCGTGAAGGTCCTCTCGCAGTACCTGACGCAGACCGCCGAGGAGGGCGGCTTCTCCAGCCCCGACAAGGGCAAGACGGCCGCCGAGGGCCAGATCGAGAAGAAGGCCGACGTCGTCTACGCGGCGGCCGGTCTGTCGGGCCAGGGTGTCATCGAGGCCGCTTCCGCCAACAAGGTGTGGGCCATCGGTGTCGACTCGGACCAGTACAAGCAGGAAGCTCTGAGCAAGTACAAGGACGCCATCCTCACCTCCGCGACGAAGGACGTCGCGAAGGCGGTGTACAACCTCGCGAAGTCGGTCGAGGACGGCAAGCCCGAGACCGGTATCGTCAGGGGCGACTTGAAGTCCGGTGAGGTCGGCCTCGCGGACTCCAACCCGAAGTTCAAGAGCGACACCGCGATCCAGGAAGCCGTGTCTGCGGCCAAGGAGAAGATCATCGGCGGCGAGATCAAGGTCAAGTCCAGCTGA
- a CDS encoding ABC transporter ATP-binding protein, with translation MTAVELAGITKRFPGVVANHDIHLSVRKGTVHALVGENGAGKSTLMKILYGMQKPDEGTIAVEGDQVTFSSPADAIARGIGMVHQHFMLADNLTVLENVVLGSEKSYGIGARARRRIVELSERYGLGARPDALVEELGVADRQRVEILKVLYRGARILILDEPTAVLVPQEVDALFANLRELKSEGLSVIFISHKLGEVLSVADDITVIRRGTTVGTAVPSETTPRQLAELMVGSELPTPETAESTVTDRPVLTVADLRLVAPGGKALLDDISFTIHEGEILGIAGVEGNGQTELIEALIGLKGADSGTITLAAEEITSWATRRRREQGIGYIPEDRHRHGLLLEAPLWENRILGHVTEKPNAKGVWLDIKGAQDDTRRIVEAYDVRTPGIDVTAASLSGGNQQKLIVGREMTHKPRFLIAAHPTRGVDVGAQAAIWDHIREARREGLAVLLISADLDELIGLSDTLRVIYNGKLVADADPATITPEELGSAMTGAASGHLENEELVEQLEEEQAELEEHAETPADGPADAPEDEAR, from the coding sequence GTGACCGCAGTCGAACTCGCCGGGATCACCAAGCGGTTCCCGGGCGTCGTGGCCAACCACGACATCCACCTCAGCGTCCGCAAGGGCACGGTCCACGCGCTCGTCGGCGAGAACGGCGCCGGCAAGTCGACGCTGATGAAGATCCTCTACGGCATGCAGAAGCCGGACGAGGGGACGATCGCCGTCGAAGGGGACCAGGTCACCTTCTCGTCGCCCGCCGACGCCATCGCCCGCGGCATCGGCATGGTCCACCAGCACTTCATGCTCGCCGACAACCTCACCGTCCTGGAGAACGTCGTCCTGGGCAGCGAGAAGTCGTACGGCATCGGCGCCAGGGCCCGTCGCCGGATCGTGGAGCTCTCCGAGCGCTACGGCCTCGGCGCGCGCCCCGACGCCCTCGTCGAGGAGCTCGGTGTCGCCGACCGCCAGCGCGTGGAGATCCTCAAGGTCCTCTACCGCGGCGCCCGGATCCTCATCCTCGACGAGCCCACCGCGGTCCTCGTGCCGCAGGAGGTCGACGCGCTCTTCGCCAACCTGCGCGAGCTCAAGTCCGAGGGCCTGTCGGTCATCTTCATCTCGCACAAGCTGGGCGAGGTCCTGTCGGTCGCCGACGACATCACGGTGATCCGCCGGGGCACGACGGTCGGCACGGCCGTCCCGTCCGAGACCACCCCGCGCCAGCTCGCCGAGCTGATGGTCGGCAGCGAACTGCCCACCCCGGAGACCGCCGAGTCCACGGTCACCGACCGGCCGGTGCTCACCGTCGCGGACCTGCGCCTGGTAGCCCCCGGCGGCAAGGCCCTCCTCGACGACATCAGCTTCACCATCCACGAGGGCGAGATCCTCGGCATCGCCGGTGTCGAGGGCAACGGCCAGACCGAGCTGATCGAGGCCCTCATCGGCCTCAAGGGCGCCGACTCGGGCACCATCACGCTGGCCGCCGAGGAGATCACCTCCTGGGCCACCCGCAGGCGCCGTGAACAGGGCATCGGCTACATCCCCGAGGACCGCCACCGCCACGGCCTGCTCCTGGAAGCTCCGCTCTGGGAGAACCGCATCCTCGGCCACGTCACCGAGAAGCCCAACGCGAAGGGCGTCTGGCTCGACATCAAGGGCGCCCAGGACGACACGCGCCGCATCGTCGAGGCGTACGACGTCCGCACGCCCGGCATCGACGTCACCGCCGCCTCGCTGTCGGGCGGCAACCAGCAGAAGCTGATCGTCGGCCGAGAGATGACCCACAAGCCGCGCTTCCTGATCGCCGCCCACCCCACCCGGGGTGTGGACGTCGGCGCGCAGGCCGCGATCTGGGACCACATCCGCGAGGCCCGCCGCGAAGGCCTCGCCGTCCTGCTGATCTCCGCCGACCTGGACGAGCTGATCGGTCTGTCCGACACCCTCCGGGTGATCTACAACGGCAAGCTGGTCGCGGACGCCGATCCGGCGACCATCACCCCGGAGGAGCTCGGCTCGGCCATGACCGGCGCCGCCTCCGGACACCTGGAGAACGAAGAGCTCGTGGAACAGCTGGAAGAAGAGCAGGCAGAGCTCGAAGAGCATGCCGAGACGCCGGCGGACGGCCCGGCAGACGCCCCGGAAGACGAGGCCCGCTGA
- a CDS encoding amidohydrolase, with amino-acid sequence MSRDSEADQPGEATLPGAPEGVLPGALPGTLPEALRAELVAFRRDLHMHPELGNQEFRTTAAIKARLERAGLRPRVLAIGTGLICDIGDPDPARPMLALRADIDALPIPDTKTECAYRSTVPDRAHACGHDIHTTVVLGAGLVLAQLHEQGLLDRAVRLIFQPAEEVLPGGAPDVIECGALEGVGRIVAVHCDPRVDAGRIGLRHGPITSACDRLEVSLDGAGGHTARPHLTTDLVTAAARVVTDVPALVARRVDARSGLAVTWGRIESGHACNVIPQHAELSGTVRCLDLASWRAAPDLVHAAIDEIANLYRAKSEINYIRGVPPVVNDPDTTDLLRDAMAARRGIQSVEDTEQSLGGEDFSWYLELVPGAMARLGVRTPGERTVRDLHQGDFDADESAITAGVELFTAAALLDAGA; translated from the coding sequence ATGTCCCGAGATTCCGAGGCCGACCAGCCCGGGGAAGCCACGCTTCCGGGCGCCCCCGAAGGCGTCCTGCCCGGCGCACTCCCCGGCACGCTGCCCGAGGCGCTCCGTGCCGAACTCGTGGCCTTCCGCCGCGACCTGCACATGCACCCGGAGCTCGGCAACCAGGAGTTCCGCACCACCGCCGCCATCAAGGCGCGGCTGGAGCGGGCCGGCCTTCGCCCCCGCGTGCTCGCCATCGGAACCGGGCTCATCTGTGACATCGGCGACCCGGACCCCGCGCGTCCGATGCTCGCCCTGCGTGCCGACATCGACGCCCTGCCCATCCCGGACACGAAGACCGAGTGCGCGTACCGCTCGACCGTGCCCGACCGGGCCCACGCCTGCGGCCACGACATCCACACCACCGTGGTCCTGGGGGCCGGACTCGTCCTCGCCCAGCTGCACGAGCAGGGCCTGCTCGACAGGGCCGTGCGCCTGATCTTCCAGCCCGCCGAGGAAGTGCTGCCCGGCGGCGCTCCGGACGTCATCGAGTGCGGGGCGCTGGAGGGCGTCGGCCGGATCGTCGCGGTGCACTGCGACCCGAGGGTCGACGCGGGCCGGATCGGGCTCCGGCACGGACCCATCACCTCCGCCTGTGACCGTCTCGAGGTGTCGCTGGACGGGGCCGGCGGGCACACCGCACGGCCCCACCTCACCACCGACCTCGTGACCGCCGCCGCCCGCGTCGTCACGGACGTGCCCGCCCTGGTCGCCCGGCGGGTCGACGCACGGTCCGGACTCGCCGTGACCTGGGGCCGGATCGAGTCGGGCCACGCCTGCAACGTCATCCCGCAGCACGCCGAGCTCTCCGGGACCGTACGGTGTCTGGATCTCGCCTCCTGGCGGGCCGCGCCCGATCTGGTGCACGCGGCCATCGACGAGATCGCGAACCTGTACCGGGCCAAGTCGGAGATCAACTACATCCGAGGGGTGCCGCCGGTCGTCAACGACCCGGACACCACCGACCTGTTGCGGGACGCCATGGCCGCCCGGCGCGGGATCCAGTCCGTGGAGGACACCGAGCAGAGCCTCGGCGGCGAGGACTTCTCCTGGTACCTGGAGCTGGTGCCCGGCGCCATGGCCAGGCTCGGAGTGCGCACCCCGGGGGAGCGGACCGTACGGGATCTGCACCAGGGCGACTTCGACGCGGACGAGTCGGCGATCACCGCGGGAGTGGAGCTCTTCACCGCGGCCGCCCTCCTCGACGCCGGGGCCTGA
- a CDS encoding N-acylneuraminate cytidylyltransferase, whose translation MTNSQAGQATAGRVKPVRRVLAVIPARGGSKGVPAKNLLPVGGVPLVARAVRECVAARLVTDVVVSTDDQAIAAAAREAGAEVVLRPAAIAGDTATSEAAVLHAMDAHEALHGSVVDAVLLVQCTSPFIIREDIDGVAGAVVENGADTALTVAPFHGFIWRDADDDPTAVDTGRTQAVGGTTTVANTTATDGGYGVNHDKSFRPRRQDRPQDLLETGAAYAMNAAGLREHKHRFFGRTELVRTDPARVLEIDDPHDLARARALAPLFDANRPGTLPTAEDIDAVVLDFDGTQTDDRVLIDSDGREFVSVHRGDGLGIAALRKSGLTMLILSTEQNPVVAARARKLQIPVLHGIDRKDLALKQWCEEQGIAPERVLYVGNDVNDLPCFALVGWPVAVASAHDVVRGAARAVTTVPGGDGAIREIASWILGPSLDSLDK comes from the coding sequence ATGACCAACTCGCAAGCGGGCCAGGCGACAGCGGGCCGCGTGAAGCCGGTGCGCCGGGTGCTCGCGGTGATCCCCGCGCGGGGCGGCTCCAAGGGCGTCCCCGCCAAGAACCTCCTCCCCGTCGGGGGCGTGCCGCTGGTGGCCCGTGCGGTGCGCGAGTGCGTCGCGGCCCGGCTCGTGACGGACGTCGTGGTCTCCACCGACGACCAGGCGATCGCCGCCGCCGCCCGCGAGGCCGGCGCGGAGGTCGTGCTCCGCCCCGCCGCCATCGCCGGCGACACCGCCACCTCCGAGGCGGCCGTCCTGCACGCCATGGACGCCCACGAGGCGCTGCACGGCTCGGTCGTCGACGCCGTACTCCTCGTGCAGTGCACCAGCCCCTTCATCATCCGCGAGGACATCGACGGGGTCGCCGGAGCGGTCGTCGAGAACGGCGCGGACACCGCACTGACCGTGGCGCCCTTCCACGGGTTCATCTGGCGGGACGCGGACGACGACCCGACCGCCGTCGACACCGGGCGCACCCAGGCCGTCGGCGGCACCACCACCGTCGCCAACACCACGGCCACGGACGGCGGTTACGGCGTCAACCACGACAAGTCCTTCCGCCCGCGCCGCCAGGACCGCCCCCAGGACCTCCTGGAGACCGGCGCCGCCTACGCCATGAACGCGGCGGGGCTGCGCGAGCACAAGCACCGCTTCTTCGGCCGTACGGAACTCGTCCGCACCGACCCCGCCCGGGTCCTGGAGATCGACGACCCGCACGACCTCGCCCGTGCCCGGGCCCTCGCGCCGCTCTTCGACGCGAACCGCCCCGGCACCCTCCCGACCGCCGAAGACATCGACGCGGTCGTCCTCGACTTCGACGGCACCCAGACCGACGACAGGGTGCTGATCGACTCCGACGGACGGGAGTTCGTCTCCGTGCACCGCGGGGACGGACTCGGTATCGCGGCCCTCCGCAAGAGCGGCCTCACGATGCTGATCCTGTCCACGGAGCAGAACCCGGTCGTCGCCGCCCGAGCCCGGAAGCTGCAGATCCCGGTGCTCCACGGCATCGACCGGAAAGACCTCGCACTGAAGCAGTGGTGCGAGGAACAGGGCATCGCGCCCGAGCGCGTGCTCTACGTCGGCAACGACGTCAACGACCTCCCGTGCTTCGCCCTCGTGGGCTGGCCCGTGGCGGTCGCGAGCGCCCACGACGTCGTACGCGGCGCCGCGCGCGCGGTCACCACCGTTCCCGGCGGCGACGGCGCGATCCGAGAGATCGCCAGCTGGATCCTCGGCCCTTCTCTCGACTCCCTCGACAAGTAA
- a CDS encoding BMP family lipoprotein, translating into MRRISSLTRVAVGVASLALAATACGGTSSDSSSSDSSESKGGKGLAIAYDVGGKGDQSFNDAAYAGLEKAKKEFGYQTADIEPTDGETDADKEQRLVSLAKQGYNPVVGVGFAYGPALEAAAKKYPKTSFGIVDSVVEGDNVASLVFAEQEASYLAGVAAAKATKTNTVGFVGGVDIPLIHKFEAGYTQGVKDTKPGVKVLSQYLTQTAEEGGFSSPDKGKAAAEGQLEKNADVIYQAAGLSGQGVIEAAAKKKVWAIGVDSDQYKQEALAAYKDYILTSALKDVGGAVYSLAKSVEDGKPLTGVQTFDLKVDGVGLADSNPKMGEIAGLTDAVAKAKASIIDGTIKVKTE; encoded by the coding sequence ATGCGTCGGATATCCAGCCTGACCCGCGTCGCGGTGGGGGTCGCGTCGCTGGCACTGGCGGCGACCGCCTGTGGCGGCACCAGCAGCGACAGCAGCAGTAGTGACAGCAGCGAGAGCAAGGGTGGCAAGGGTCTTGCCATCGCCTACGACGTCGGCGGCAAGGGCGACCAGTCCTTCAACGACGCCGCGTACGCCGGTCTGGAGAAGGCGAAGAAGGAGTTCGGCTACCAGACCGCCGACATCGAGCCCACCGACGGTGAGACGGACGCCGACAAGGAACAGCGTCTCGTCTCGCTCGCCAAGCAGGGCTACAACCCGGTCGTCGGCGTCGGCTTCGCCTACGGCCCCGCGCTGGAGGCCGCCGCCAAGAAGTACCCGAAGACCAGCTTCGGCATCGTGGACTCCGTGGTCGAGGGCGACAACGTCGCCTCGCTCGTCTTCGCCGAGCAGGAGGCCTCGTACCTCGCCGGTGTCGCGGCCGCCAAGGCCACCAAGACCAACACGGTCGGCTTCGTCGGCGGCGTGGACATCCCGCTGATCCACAAGTTCGAGGCCGGCTACACGCAGGGCGTCAAGGACACCAAGCCCGGCGTGAAGGTCCTCTCGCAGTACCTGACGCAGACCGCCGAGGAGGGCGGCTTCTCCAGCCCCGACAAGGGCAAGGCCGCCGCCGAGGGCCAGCTGGAGAAGAACGCGGACGTCATCTACCAGGCCGCCGGCCTGTCCGGCCAGGGTGTCATCGAGGCCGCGGCCAAGAAGAAGGTCTGGGCGATCGGTGTCGACTCCGACCAGTACAAGCAGGAGGCGCTGGCCGCGTACAAGGACTACATCCTGACGTCGGCGCTCAAGGACGTCGGCGGCGCGGTGTACTCCCTCGCCAAGTCGGTCGAGGACGGCAAGCCGCTCACCGGTGTCCAGACCTTCGACCTGAAGGTGGACGGCGTCGGCCTCGCCGACAGCAACCCGAAGATGGGCGAGATCGCCGGTCTCACCGACGCGGTGGCCAAGGCCAAGGCGAGCATCATCGACGGCACCATCAAGGTGAAGACCGAGTAG
- a CDS encoding glycosyltransferase family 2 protein — protein sequence MVKLSVIVPFYNVQQYAPDTLRSLRANAREDFEFILVDDCSRDETPDILARAERELPGAVHVRHEQNGGLATARNTGIDAARGEYLTFLDGDDWLAPGYYEQLLGAIEDLGCDFVRTDHVQCTARARAIHRVPHGRRGVVLNPREAILPADRSTSVDYAYAWAGIYHRRLVDRGLLHFTDGLRTAEDRPWIWKLHREAESFATVGLLGVFYRRGVASSLTQIGDVRQLDFIRAFDQVVVETAQDPDADKLLPKAVRTYCAIISHHLGSIERFEPQVARKLKSMSAAALRRMPQNVLDEALDSMDIQRATRLRRLRRRPAAAGVAA from the coding sequence GTGGTCAAGCTCTCCGTCATCGTGCCGTTCTACAACGTGCAGCAATACGCACCCGACACCCTGAGGAGTCTGCGTGCGAACGCACGCGAGGACTTCGAATTCATTCTCGTCGACGACTGTTCGCGCGACGAGACCCCGGACATCCTCGCGCGCGCGGAGCGCGAGCTCCCGGGCGCGGTGCATGTCAGACACGAGCAGAACGGAGGGCTGGCCACCGCGCGCAACACGGGAATCGACGCGGCACGCGGCGAATATCTCACGTTCCTCGACGGGGACGACTGGCTGGCCCCCGGCTATTACGAGCAACTCCTGGGCGCCATCGAGGACTTGGGGTGCGACTTCGTCCGTACCGACCATGTCCAGTGCACCGCGCGGGCCCGTGCCATCCACCGCGTGCCGCACGGCAGGCGCGGTGTCGTACTGAATCCGCGCGAGGCGATCCTGCCCGCCGACCGGTCCACCTCCGTCGACTACGCCTACGCCTGGGCGGGCATCTACCACCGACGGCTGGTCGACCGTGGCCTGCTGCACTTCACCGACGGGCTGCGCACGGCCGAGGACCGGCCGTGGATCTGGAAGCTCCACCGGGAGGCCGAGTCCTTCGCCACGGTGGGGCTGCTCGGCGTGTTCTACCGGCGCGGTGTCGCGTCCTCGCTGACCCAGATCGGCGATGTGCGCCAGCTCGATTTCATTCGCGCGTTCGACCAGGTCGTCGTGGAAACCGCGCAGGACCCGGACGCGGACAAACTGCTTCCCAAGGCCGTGCGCACATATTGCGCGATTATTTCCCATCATCTGGGATCCATCGAAAGGTTCGAGCCACAGGTGGCACGGAAACTGAAGTCGATGAGCGCCGCGGCATTGCGCCGTATGCCGCAGAACGTCCTCGACGAGGCCCTCGACTCCATGGACATCCAGCGCGCCACCCGGCTGCGCCGACTGCGCCGCCGCCCGGCCGCCGCGGGGGTCGCCGCGTGA